Proteins encoded by one window of Cloeon dipterum chromosome 4, ieCloDipt1.1, whole genome shotgun sequence:
- the Bap170 gene encoding AT-rich interactive domain-containing protein 2 isoform X4, giving the protein MAKILNKDPVTYQKERDAFLRELHHFHDGRGTPFRQIPRLHGHEVDLYLLYVLVTAHGGWEKVNQRAEWDTLLEQFSLSSLCVNGGVALKQIYIRYLERYERVHFMGEVADQDEDPEDAHNRRWSVRAIHNVPLTYNHHHHNISESMRSNAGLSTNLFKPTEYDRLALSLLSPLPNEQDYAINVCTLLSNEGKHTLKLDRCPRLIDLLLAHAGVFAESSLRNAFMDMFRKAKCQSTMRFWSDVVEEKDFLELTEPPPVKEFSSNYCLPPTPSSLPDNLLDSECVLEESDLNKCAEELRDRASPPSTKPPSVVPENETADDCTMVDLSEGQSAEVPSNDVQQDPVTDPSEAACETDSSVQKMQVDNEKTNDGPSQTPQVEGGEGAPDGESAPAANPKGGADPIKPEEVDAQPPEGEVPSKPEVEVEVKVEKPKIRMVEVPEDEIPQLPKPEGESLFWCDPVDYSKLGPLVDFGQSEKDFLCLGRGLGVNEVLGQRVLQIATILRNLSFEEENIPVLSKNASFLRFALICTQSKWNRLSQMGLDMLSQVACEMVLEDPQTDTLAAMLLSTVTKGLSSPDRFMIISCLEIINKLSQNEVNEELMLKLVEQKVYDQVCTFLTLHDIMLLIYTLECLYSLSSLGEKACNSICRVHGAIDTLVSLITVEAQSYGPRACILMRVVERVPEQGGVVHATNNVVMNAPMQSPQLTQLTTMNVTPAAQTTVVTRQVLTPQRPIQAMPQPTPGTTTIVIQAPQAQIVQQQQQQQQQQQIQENEQYGMAWLRANYEHSSGAAVDQNEMYQQYVAACSKIGRRGLPSFQFSRLVRTVFGGSVGPNPKPLTAPGGTQEFQYVGIKVRASGVPPIASGHAVTSTQLQPTPSPAPATVAENAPITPVASAGAGDSALIAPSPILKAQLSAPSKPGVKVDSKSQVMAHPHLTQALLGNAQHPAQRPTSGSPSPANTSQGAQSTCSSSQPTPSSSSSSSTPNTSLIKSLLASKVNTAPCITSTSVVESMSMLNVVTTSSATNTTDAQQVAQRQQRLMQQQLQTGQQVHIMSTPTPPPPLQPISTGMTSMKSATKTVESAEQQPVVAKVNGTRSLLSPEIQTDNSMDTTDNSAKGNALLPPPPPQKSTKIDEDSNSAASTANSIMSSGGGVSTDGDGDNSLTSFEGILLNGMPHNLDIDNESIEEVKTTNGSTEKPKAKGMLADLLEKKVALKEPVINGVMSKEIRISEKGLEVVESKVDVSGDGNQTAEQTKQGLKRPAPAPTPPQEAKKICLNGEVKAEAVTESKSEPDNSSESASSVETATATTAATTTQTPVIVSAGSRQIIVTPGNIQQGQVVISQASGTPVKAQVLVQQAGQRQVIVQNQQPMLINSTAGGGQQLLLTQNNGQTFVVGAPQGLTQGQTFLLAPPSQQQGSNQKTIIILHQQGQKMGTPGQPMMVQLPRSAIQGGASGLQSLMLTQGAGGQMTVSLPGCSPIIARPVDASNSGAQQLLKVVAPTQVQRPPASVASTLSAAVATSTASPPVNSTSPGPSATTTTTAGAPTSTTSTTTPAQPVPTVPVSPYVCEWRGCMRIFKSANEVYMHACQSHCPTGPEDVQCLWERCDNLKRKRFSLMTHLYDRHCNNETMKAVAARRKQMAMSGKTEIPAPAQPPPHPGYAPNAALHAIKRHALEFVNPKELMDDNEGPVTKSIRLTSSLILRNLVIYSNTGKRHLRSYEPHLASIALSNVESSRTIAQVLYDMNQASNQS; this is encoded by the exons ATGGCCAAAATTCTGAATAAGGACCCAGTCACATACCAAAAGGAACGTGACGCTTTTCTCAGAGAACTGCACCACTTCCACGATGGACGAGG GACTCCGTTCAGACAGATTCCCCGATTACACGGCCATGAAGTCGATTTGTATTTGCTGTACGTGCTTGTGACCGCACACGGAGGATGGGAGAAG gtAAATCAAAGAGCAGAATGGGACACGCTCCTGGAGCAGTTCTCGCTGTCCTCCTTGTGCGTCAACGGAGGGGTGGCGCTGAAGCAAATATACATCAGGTATTTGGAGCGTTACGAGAGGGTCCACTTCATGGGCGAAGTTGCCGACCAGGATGAGGACCCTGAAGATGCTCACAATCGGCGCTGGTCAGTCCGCGCGATTCACAATGTTCCTCTCACCtacaaccaccaccaccataACATCTCAG aatCTATGCGAAGCAATGCAGGTCTGTCGACAAACCTTTTCAAGCCAACAGAATATGATCGGCTGGCTCTGTCCCTCCTGTCACCGCTTCCTAATGAACAGGACTATGCAATTAATGTGTGCACCCTGTTGTCAAACGAGGGTAAACACACGCTCAAGCTGGACAGGTGTCCTCGTCTCATTGATCTTCTATTGGCACATGCTGGTGTATTCGCAGAAT CATCGTTAAGAAACGCGTTTATGGACATGTTTCGAAAAGCTAAGTGCCAGTCAACAATGCGTTTCTGGTCGGACGTAGTCGAAGAGAAAGACTTTCTTGAATTGACTGAACCTCCTCCCGTGAAAGAATTTAGCAGCAACTATTGCCTTCCACCTACTCCTTCGTCCTTGCCGGACAACTTGTTGGACAGTGAATGTGTGCTCGAGGAATCCGACCTGAACAAATGCGCTGAGGAGCTGCGGGACAGAGCCTCGCCACCATCCACAAAACCTCCAAGTGTAGTGCCTGAAAACGAAACTGCTGACGATTGCACGATGGTTGACTTGAGTGAAGGTCAGAGTGCAGAAGTGCCCTCCAATGACGTCCAGCAAGACCCAGTGACTGACCCTTCTGAAGCTGCCTGCGAAACGGACAGTTCTGTGCAGAAAATGCAAGTGGACAATGAAAAGACTAATGATGGGCCAAGCCAGACGCCTCAGGTTGAGGGTGGTGAAGGTGCGCCAGATGGCGAAAGCGCGCCAGCTGCCAACCCTAAGGGCGGCGCTGACCCAATCAAACCTGAGGAGGTGGACGCTCAGCCCCCTGAGGGCGAAGTGCCCTCCAAACCAGAGGTTGAAGTGGAAGTGAAAGtggaaaaaccgaaaattcGAATGGTTGAAGTACCTGAGGATGAAATTCCTCAGCTGCCCAAACCAGAAGGAGAAAGTTTATTTTGGTGCGATCCAGTCGATTACTCCAAATTGGGACCTTTGGTGGATTTTGGACAGAGTGAAAAGGACTTTTTATGCCTGGGCAGAGGGCTGGGCGTGAACGAGGTTTTGGGTCAACGGGTGCTACAAATTGCTACTATTTTGAGGAATCTCAGCTTTGAAGAGGAAAACATTCCTGTCTTATCGAAGAATGCGTCGTTTTTGAG GTTTGCCCTCATCTGCACACAGTCCAAGTGGAATAGACTGTCACAAATGGGGCTTGATATGTTGAGTCAGGTGGCCTGCGAAATGGTTTTGGAAGACCCTCAAACCGACACCTTGGCAGCAATGCTCTTGTCTACCGTCACAAAGGGGCTCTCGTCGCCAGACCGCTTCATGATTATTTCTTGTCTTGAGATAATCAACAAGCTTAGTCAGAACGAGGTCAATGAAGAACTCATGCTCAAGTTGGTAGAGCAGAAGGTCTACGACCAAGTGTGCACCTTCCTCACACTCCACGACATCATGTTGCTGATTTACACCTTGGAGTGCCTCTACTCACTCTCCTCGCTTGGGGAAAAAGCCTGCAACAGTATCTGCAGGGTCCATGGTGCTATCGACACTCTAGTTTCCCTTATCACAGTAGAG gcTCAGAGCTATGGGCCTCGAGCATGCATTTTGATGCGAGTTGTTGAGCGTGTGCCTGAGCAAGGAGGAGTTGTGCACGCCACCAACAACGTTGTCATGAATGCTCCCATGCAATCACCTCAGCTGACTCAGCTCACTACCATGAATGTCACTCCCGCCGCACAAACAACTGTTGTCACCAGACAAGTGTTAACACCTCAGA GGCCCATCCAAGCCATGCCTCAGCCAACCCCAGGTACCACTACAATTGTGATCCAAGCGCCACAAGCACAAAtagtgcagcagcagcaacaacaacagcaacagcagcaaatTCAGGAAAATGAGCAATACGGCATGGCGTGGCTTAGGGCCAACTATGAACATTCGTCAGGTGCTGCTGTGGACCAAAATGAAATGTACCAGCAGTATGTGGCTGCTTGCTCTAAAATCGGTCGAAGAGGTCTACCATCCTTTCAGTTTTCGCGGCTAGTAAG GACCGTCTTTGGAGGCTCTGTCGGACCAAACCCGAAGCCGTTGACGGCACCTGGTGGCACCCAGGAGTTCCAATACGTCGGAATAAAGGTGCGAGCTAGTGGTGTGCCCCCTATAGCTTCTGGTCATGCTGTGACCAGCACCCAACTGCAGCCCACCCCATCCCCCGCCCCTGCCACTGTAGCTGAAAATGCCCCCATAACACCAGTTGCCTCCGCGGGGGCTGGCGACTCTGCGCTAATCGCGCCGTCGCCAATTCTTAAAGCCCAGCTTAGTGCGCCGTCCAAACCTGGTGTTAAGGTGGACAGCAAGAGTCAG GTGATGGCACACCCTCACTTGACGCAGGCTTTGTTGGGTAATGCACAACATCCAGCACAGAGACCTACATCAGGTTCCCCTTCACCAGCCAATACCTCCCAAGGAGCCCAATCAACATGCTCTAGTTCCCAACCCACACCCTCgtcctcctcttcctcctcgaCCCCAAACACCTCCCTAATCAAGAGCCTTCTGGCCTCAAAGGTAAACACTGCCCCGTGTATTACATCAACCTCAGTAGTTGAGAGCATGAGCATGTTGAACGTCGTGACTACCTCATCAGCTACTAATACCACAGACGCTCAACAG GTAGCTCAAAGGCAACAAAGGttgatgcagcagcagctccaaACGGGGCAGCAGGTGCACATAATGAGCACACCTACGCCACCGCCACCCTTGCAGCCCATCAGCACTGGGATGACATCCATGAAATCGGCCACTAAGACTGTAGAATCCGCTGAGCAGCAGCCTGTTGTCGCCAAAGTCAACGGCACCAGAAGCCTCTTGTCACCTGAAATACAAACAGATAACAGCATGGACACAACAGACAACAGCGCCAAAGGCAACGCCCTTCTACCACCTCCTCCGCCTCAAAAATCAACCAAGATTGATGAGGATTCAAACTCCGCAGCATCCACGGCTAATTCCATCATGTCAAGTGGAGGTGGTGTTTCCACTGACGGAGATGGGGACAACAGTCTCACCAGCTTTGAAGGCATTCTACTAAACGGCATGCCTCACAACTTGGACATCGATAATGAGTCCATCGAAGAGGTGAAAACGACCAATGGCAGCACGGAAAAGCCCAAAGCTAAAGGCATGCTGGCCGACCTGCTGGAAAAGAAGGTTGCCTTGAAGGAGCCCGTGATTAATGGTGTTATGAGCAAGGAGATTAGGATAAGTGAGAAGGGCCTTGAGGTGGTGGAAAGCAAAGTGGACGTTTCAGGAGACGGCAACCAAACTGCAGAGCAGACAAAGCAGGGCCTGAAACGACCAGCGCCTGCACCAACCCCACCTCAGGAGGCGAAGAAAATTTGCCTGAATGGTGAAGTCAAGGCTGAAGCAGTGACTGAATCCAAATCGGAACCAGATAATTCGTCCGAGAGTGCAAGCTCTGTTGAAACTGCGACAGCTACTACCGCAGCCACTACCACTCAGACGCCTGTAATTGTTTCGGCTGGGTCAAGACAAATCATTGTAACGCCCGGAAATATTCAGCAAGGTCAGGTTGTCATCTCCCAGGCATCTGGAACACCTGTCAAAGCACAAGTTCTGGTTCAGCAGGCGGGTCAGCGCCAg GTGATTGTTCAAAACCAGCAGCCAATGCTGATCAACTCGACCGCAGGCGGCGGTCAGCAACTGCTGCTCACCCAGAACAACGGTCAAACCTTTGTTGTTGGTGCTCCTCAGGGTCTGACTCAAGGCCAGACCTTTTTGCTGGCACCACCGTCGCAGCAGCAGGGCTCAAATCAAAAGACCATCATCATATTGCATCAGCAGGGCCAAAAGATGGGCACCCCGGGCCAACCAATGATGGTGCAGCTCCCCCGAAGTGCAATTCAGGGCGGCGCCTCTGGCCTGCAGAGTCTGATGCTGACCCAAGGTGCGGGCGGCCAGATGACTGTATCCCTTCCTGGCTGCAGTCCCATCATCGCCAGGCCGGTTGACGCCTCCAACAGCGGCGCCCAGCAGCTGCTCAAGGTGGTGGCACCCACGCAGGTCCAAAGGCCGCCTGCATCAGTGGCTTCCACCCTCTCTGCAGCAGTTGCTACAAGCACAGCGAGTCCACCTGTGAATTCCACAAGTCCAGGCCCTAGCGCCACGACCACAACCACTGCTGGTGCGCCAACGTCAACCACCTCAACAACGACACCTGCCCAGCCAGTCCCGACGGTTCCAGTTTCACCTTATGTTTGCGAGTGGAGGGGTTGTATGAG GATATTCAAGTCTGCTAATGAGGTGTACATGCATGCCTGCCAGAGCCACTGTCCGACTGGCCCTGAGGATGTGCAGTGCTTATGGGAACGGTGCGACAATCTCAAACGAAAGAGGTTTTCCCTGATGACTCATCTTTATGACAGACATTGCAATAATGAG ACGATGAAGGCGGTGGCTGCGAGGAGAAAGCAGATGGCTATGAGTGGCAAGACAGAAATTCCTGCTCCAGCCCAACCCCCTCCTCACCCTGGCTACGCTCCAAATGCTGCTCTTCACGCGATCAAGCGGCATGCTCTGGAGTTCGTCAATCCAAAGGAGTTGATG GATGATAACGAAGGGCCTGTTACAAAGAGTATTCGCCTAACATCATCATTAATACTAAGAAATCTAGTCATCTATTCAAACACTGGCAAGAG gCACTTACGGAGCTACGAACCTCACCTGGCAAGCATTGCACTCAGCAACGTGGAATCATCTCGGACAATTGCGCAGGTTCTGTACGACATGAACCAGGCATCCAATCAAAGCTGA
- the Bap170 gene encoding AT-rich interactive domain-containing protein 2 isoform X3, producing MAKILNKDPVTYQKERDAFLRELHHFHDGRGTPFRQIPRLHGHEVDLYLLYVLVTAHGGWEKVNQRAEWDTLLEQFSLSSLCVNGGVALKQIYIRYLERYERVHFMGEVADQDEDPEDAHNRRWSVRAIHNVPLTYNHHHHNISESMRSNAGLSTNLFKPTEYDRLALSLLSPLPNEQDYAINVCTLLSNEGKHTLKLDRCPRLIDLLLAHAGVFAESSLRNAFMDMFRKAKCQSTMRFWSDVVEEKDFLELTEPPPVKEFSSNYCLPPTPSSLPDNLLDSECVLEESDLNKCAEELRDRASPPSTKPPSVVPENETADDCTMVDLSEGQSAEVPSNDVQQDPVTDPSEAACETDSSVQKMQVDNEKTNDGPSQTPQVEGGEGAPDGESAPAANPKGGADPIKPEEVDAQPPEGEVPSKPEVEVEVKVEKPKIRMVEVPEDEIPQLPKPEGESLFWCDPVDYSKLGPLVDFGQSEKDFLCLGRGLGVNEVLGQRVLQIATILRNLSFEEENIPVLSKNASFLRFALICTQSKWNRLSQMGLDMLSQVACEMVLEDPQTDTLAAMLLSTVTKGLSSPDRFMIISCLEIINKLSQNEVNEELMLKLVEQKVYDQVCTFLTLHDIMLLIYTLECLYSLSSLGEKACNSICRVHGAIDTLVSLITVEAQSYGPRACILMRVVERVPEQGGVVHATNNVVMNAPMQSPQLTQLTTMNVTPAAQTTVVTRQVLTPQRPIQAMPQPTPGTTTIVIQAPQAQIVQQQQQQQQQQQIQENEQYGMAWLRANYEHSSGAAVDQNEMYQQYVAACSKIGRRGLPSFQFSRLVRTVFGGSVGPNPKPLTAPGGTQEFQYVGIKVRASGVPPIASGHAVTSTQLQPTPSPAPATVAENAPITPVASAGAGDSALIAPSPILKAQLSAPSKPGVKVDSKSQVMAHPHLTQALLGNAQHPAQRPTSGSPSPANTSQGAQSTCSSSQPTPSSSSSSSTPNTSLIKSLLASKVAQRQQRLMQQQLQTGQQVHIMSTPTPPPPLQPISTGMTSMKSATKTVESAEQQPVVAKVNGTRSLLSPEIQTDNSMDTTDNSAKGNALLPPPPPQKSTKIDEDSNSAASTANSIMSSGGGVSTDGDGDNSLTSFEGILLNGMPHNLDIDNESIEEVKTTNGSTEKPKAKGMLADLLEKKVALKEPVINGVMSKEIRISEKGLEVVESKVDVSGDGNQTAEQTKQGLKRPAPAPTPPQEAKKICLNGEVKAEAVTESKSEPDNSSESASSVETATATTAATTTQTPVIVSAGSRQIIVTPGNIQQGQVVISQASGTPVKAQVLVQQAGQRQVIVQNQQPMLINSTAGGGQQLLLTQNNGQTFVVGAPQGLTQGQTFLLAPPSQQQGSNQKTIIILHQQGQKMGTPGQPMMVQLPRSAIQGGASGLQSLMLTQGAGGQMTVSLPGCSPIIARPVDASNSGAQQLLKVVAPTQVQRPPASVASTLSAAVATSTASPPVNSTSPGPSATTTTTAGAPTSTTSTTTPAQPVPTVPVSPYVCEWRGCMRIFKSANEVYMHACQSHCPTGPEDVQCLWERCDNLKRKRFSLMTHLYDRHCNNETMKAVAARRKQMAMSGKTEIPAPAQPPPHPGYAPNAALHAIKRHALEFVNPKELMQRTAAAGTTVASTATTSVTSSTTDAAPSIKTGPPVPQVTQTIRPIQQPADTNPSRRLSFQDDNEGPVTKSIRLTSSLILRNLVIYSNTGKRHLRSYEPHLASIALSNVESSRTIAQVLYDMNQASNQS from the exons ATGGCCAAAATTCTGAATAAGGACCCAGTCACATACCAAAAGGAACGTGACGCTTTTCTCAGAGAACTGCACCACTTCCACGATGGACGAGG GACTCCGTTCAGACAGATTCCCCGATTACACGGCCATGAAGTCGATTTGTATTTGCTGTACGTGCTTGTGACCGCACACGGAGGATGGGAGAAG gtAAATCAAAGAGCAGAATGGGACACGCTCCTGGAGCAGTTCTCGCTGTCCTCCTTGTGCGTCAACGGAGGGGTGGCGCTGAAGCAAATATACATCAGGTATTTGGAGCGTTACGAGAGGGTCCACTTCATGGGCGAAGTTGCCGACCAGGATGAGGACCCTGAAGATGCTCACAATCGGCGCTGGTCAGTCCGCGCGATTCACAATGTTCCTCTCACCtacaaccaccaccaccataACATCTCAG aatCTATGCGAAGCAATGCAGGTCTGTCGACAAACCTTTTCAAGCCAACAGAATATGATCGGCTGGCTCTGTCCCTCCTGTCACCGCTTCCTAATGAACAGGACTATGCAATTAATGTGTGCACCCTGTTGTCAAACGAGGGTAAACACACGCTCAAGCTGGACAGGTGTCCTCGTCTCATTGATCTTCTATTGGCACATGCTGGTGTATTCGCAGAAT CATCGTTAAGAAACGCGTTTATGGACATGTTTCGAAAAGCTAAGTGCCAGTCAACAATGCGTTTCTGGTCGGACGTAGTCGAAGAGAAAGACTTTCTTGAATTGACTGAACCTCCTCCCGTGAAAGAATTTAGCAGCAACTATTGCCTTCCACCTACTCCTTCGTCCTTGCCGGACAACTTGTTGGACAGTGAATGTGTGCTCGAGGAATCCGACCTGAACAAATGCGCTGAGGAGCTGCGGGACAGAGCCTCGCCACCATCCACAAAACCTCCAAGTGTAGTGCCTGAAAACGAAACTGCTGACGATTGCACGATGGTTGACTTGAGTGAAGGTCAGAGTGCAGAAGTGCCCTCCAATGACGTCCAGCAAGACCCAGTGACTGACCCTTCTGAAGCTGCCTGCGAAACGGACAGTTCTGTGCAGAAAATGCAAGTGGACAATGAAAAGACTAATGATGGGCCAAGCCAGACGCCTCAGGTTGAGGGTGGTGAAGGTGCGCCAGATGGCGAAAGCGCGCCAGCTGCCAACCCTAAGGGCGGCGCTGACCCAATCAAACCTGAGGAGGTGGACGCTCAGCCCCCTGAGGGCGAAGTGCCCTCCAAACCAGAGGTTGAAGTGGAAGTGAAAGtggaaaaaccgaaaattcGAATGGTTGAAGTACCTGAGGATGAAATTCCTCAGCTGCCCAAACCAGAAGGAGAAAGTTTATTTTGGTGCGATCCAGTCGATTACTCCAAATTGGGACCTTTGGTGGATTTTGGACAGAGTGAAAAGGACTTTTTATGCCTGGGCAGAGGGCTGGGCGTGAACGAGGTTTTGGGTCAACGGGTGCTACAAATTGCTACTATTTTGAGGAATCTCAGCTTTGAAGAGGAAAACATTCCTGTCTTATCGAAGAATGCGTCGTTTTTGAG GTTTGCCCTCATCTGCACACAGTCCAAGTGGAATAGACTGTCACAAATGGGGCTTGATATGTTGAGTCAGGTGGCCTGCGAAATGGTTTTGGAAGACCCTCAAACCGACACCTTGGCAGCAATGCTCTTGTCTACCGTCACAAAGGGGCTCTCGTCGCCAGACCGCTTCATGATTATTTCTTGTCTTGAGATAATCAACAAGCTTAGTCAGAACGAGGTCAATGAAGAACTCATGCTCAAGTTGGTAGAGCAGAAGGTCTACGACCAAGTGTGCACCTTCCTCACACTCCACGACATCATGTTGCTGATTTACACCTTGGAGTGCCTCTACTCACTCTCCTCGCTTGGGGAAAAAGCCTGCAACAGTATCTGCAGGGTCCATGGTGCTATCGACACTCTAGTTTCCCTTATCACAGTAGAG gcTCAGAGCTATGGGCCTCGAGCATGCATTTTGATGCGAGTTGTTGAGCGTGTGCCTGAGCAAGGAGGAGTTGTGCACGCCACCAACAACGTTGTCATGAATGCTCCCATGCAATCACCTCAGCTGACTCAGCTCACTACCATGAATGTCACTCCCGCCGCACAAACAACTGTTGTCACCAGACAAGTGTTAACACCTCAGA GGCCCATCCAAGCCATGCCTCAGCCAACCCCAGGTACCACTACAATTGTGATCCAAGCGCCACAAGCACAAAtagtgcagcagcagcaacaacaacagcaacagcagcaaatTCAGGAAAATGAGCAATACGGCATGGCGTGGCTTAGGGCCAACTATGAACATTCGTCAGGTGCTGCTGTGGACCAAAATGAAATGTACCAGCAGTATGTGGCTGCTTGCTCTAAAATCGGTCGAAGAGGTCTACCATCCTTTCAGTTTTCGCGGCTAGTAAG GACCGTCTTTGGAGGCTCTGTCGGACCAAACCCGAAGCCGTTGACGGCACCTGGTGGCACCCAGGAGTTCCAATACGTCGGAATAAAGGTGCGAGCTAGTGGTGTGCCCCCTATAGCTTCTGGTCATGCTGTGACCAGCACCCAACTGCAGCCCACCCCATCCCCCGCCCCTGCCACTGTAGCTGAAAATGCCCCCATAACACCAGTTGCCTCCGCGGGGGCTGGCGACTCTGCGCTAATCGCGCCGTCGCCAATTCTTAAAGCCCAGCTTAGTGCGCCGTCCAAACCTGGTGTTAAGGTGGACAGCAAGAGTCAG GTGATGGCACACCCTCACTTGACGCAGGCTTTGTTGGGTAATGCACAACATCCAGCACAGAGACCTACATCAGGTTCCCCTTCACCAGCCAATACCTCCCAAGGAGCCCAATCAACATGCTCTAGTTCCCAACCCACACCCTCgtcctcctcttcctcctcgaCCCCAAACACCTCCCTAATCAAGAGCCTTCTGGCCTCAAAG GTAGCTCAAAGGCAACAAAGGttgatgcagcagcagctccaaACGGGGCAGCAGGTGCACATAATGAGCACACCTACGCCACCGCCACCCTTGCAGCCCATCAGCACTGGGATGACATCCATGAAATCGGCCACTAAGACTGTAGAATCCGCTGAGCAGCAGCCTGTTGTCGCCAAAGTCAACGGCACCAGAAGCCTCTTGTCACCTGAAATACAAACAGATAACAGCATGGACACAACAGACAACAGCGCCAAAGGCAACGCCCTTCTACCACCTCCTCCGCCTCAAAAATCAACCAAGATTGATGAGGATTCAAACTCCGCAGCATCCACGGCTAATTCCATCATGTCAAGTGGAGGTGGTGTTTCCACTGACGGAGATGGGGACAACAGTCTCACCAGCTTTGAAGGCATTCTACTAAACGGCATGCCTCACAACTTGGACATCGATAATGAGTCCATCGAAGAGGTGAAAACGACCAATGGCAGCACGGAAAAGCCCAAAGCTAAAGGCATGCTGGCCGACCTGCTGGAAAAGAAGGTTGCCTTGAAGGAGCCCGTGATTAATGGTGTTATGAGCAAGGAGATTAGGATAAGTGAGAAGGGCCTTGAGGTGGTGGAAAGCAAAGTGGACGTTTCAGGAGACGGCAACCAAACTGCAGAGCAGACAAAGCAGGGCCTGAAACGACCAGCGCCTGCACCAACCCCACCTCAGGAGGCGAAGAAAATTTGCCTGAATGGTGAAGTCAAGGCTGAAGCAGTGACTGAATCCAAATCGGAACCAGATAATTCGTCCGAGAGTGCAAGCTCTGTTGAAACTGCGACAGCTACTACCGCAGCCACTACCACTCAGACGCCTGTAATTGTTTCGGCTGGGTCAAGACAAATCATTGTAACGCCCGGAAATATTCAGCAAGGTCAGGTTGTCATCTCCCAGGCATCTGGAACACCTGTCAAAGCACAAGTTCTGGTTCAGCAGGCGGGTCAGCGCCAg GTGATTGTTCAAAACCAGCAGCCAATGCTGATCAACTCGACCGCAGGCGGCGGTCAGCAACTGCTGCTCACCCAGAACAACGGTCAAACCTTTGTTGTTGGTGCTCCTCAGGGTCTGACTCAAGGCCAGACCTTTTTGCTGGCACCACCGTCGCAGCAGCAGGGCTCAAATCAAAAGACCATCATCATATTGCATCAGCAGGGCCAAAAGATGGGCACCCCGGGCCAACCAATGATGGTGCAGCTCCCCCGAAGTGCAATTCAGGGCGGCGCCTCTGGCCTGCAGAGTCTGATGCTGACCCAAGGTGCGGGCGGCCAGATGACTGTATCCCTTCCTGGCTGCAGTCCCATCATCGCCAGGCCGGTTGACGCCTCCAACAGCGGCGCCCAGCAGCTGCTCAAGGTGGTGGCACCCACGCAGGTCCAAAGGCCGCCTGCATCAGTGGCTTCCACCCTCTCTGCAGCAGTTGCTACAAGCACAGCGAGTCCACCTGTGAATTCCACAAGTCCAGGCCCTAGCGCCACGACCACAACCACTGCTGGTGCGCCAACGTCAACCACCTCAACAACGACACCTGCCCAGCCAGTCCCGACGGTTCCAGTTTCACCTTATGTTTGCGAGTGGAGGGGTTGTATGAG GATATTCAAGTCTGCTAATGAGGTGTACATGCATGCCTGCCAGAGCCACTGTCCGACTGGCCCTGAGGATGTGCAGTGCTTATGGGAACGGTGCGACAATCTCAAACGAAAGAGGTTTTCCCTGATGACTCATCTTTATGACAGACATTGCAATAATGAG ACGATGAAGGCGGTGGCTGCGAGGAGAAAGCAGATGGCTATGAGTGGCAAGACAGAAATTCCTGCTCCAGCCCAACCCCCTCCTCACCCTGGCTACGCTCCAAATGCTGCTCTTCACGCGATCAAGCGGCATGCTCTGGAGTTCGTCAATCCAAAGGAGTTGATG CAACGAACAGCTGCAGCTGGAACGACAGTTGCTTCAACTGCCACTACTTCTGTCACTTCCTCTACCACAGACGCAGCTCCTTCCATAAAGACGGGGCCTCCGGTCCCGCAAGTTACTCAAACCATTCGCCCCATTCAACAG CCTGCTGACACTAATCCTTCAAGACGACTCTCGTTCCAA GATGATAACGAAGGGCCTGTTACAAAGAGTATTCGCCTAACATCATCATTAATACTAAGAAATCTAGTCATCTATTCAAACACTGGCAAGAG gCACTTACGGAGCTACGAACCTCACCTGGCAAGCATTGCACTCAGCAACGTGGAATCATCTCGGACAATTGCGCAGGTTCTGTACGACATGAACCAGGCATCCAATCAAAGCTGA